One genomic segment of Brassica napus cultivar Da-Ae chromosome A3, Da-Ae, whole genome shotgun sequence includes these proteins:
- the LOC106441705 gene encoding DNA ligase 1-like isoform X1, producing the protein MMSVTVHFHIRKPETVSFASLLNKTKGLRRGICLGLEERVQMRFEVLESRFKELESEKLVLEEEVRKLKESDDDSLVEQMMVNKALEFEKQVAEGRADEWKRKFEKLAETVRKLDELGAFRVGEVELDEDVKVGLELAGLGKKKIESLCREGLVNHHVSGCTTPCVTTPVKDYMSGRNRDDASTRRRVNKMLVFEGDGGKSTDVVDLSDSETEERSVGEEECEDEDVEACEGNTNARKRKRVITSDSENDDDDDDNIPIATLKNLKQPPQKHEVDAPSAGDNNVSGGSRRQRRVSSRLRKQRRPLEEIEGHRTERLVGIPITGNAHDDDDTEEEESERESEGESLNGFIVDDDESASEEGSDGAVPEEEEEEGSDGETGYADVMARLRRDKKPGEHKWDLEGEMLAAFGKDPELCMRAVCVLYRFQTEGEKATRSSHVANGRGFSMADADRGTRIGQFLTDGDPEGDLKKSVEELRRFECNAVEICSDLARHYSKQLFEIYNNREDPFFAAPPSP; encoded by the exons ATGATGTCCGTTACAGTTCACTTCCACATAAGAAAACCAGAAACCGTTTCTTTCGCTTCTCTTCTAAACAAAACTAAG GGTTTACGAAGAGGGATCTGTCTTGGGTTAGAAGAAAGGGTGCAGATGAGGTTTGAGGTACTTGAGTCGAGGTTTAAGGAACTGGAGTCGGAGAAGTTAGTGTTGGAAGAAGAGGTGAGGAAACTGAAAGAGTCTGATGATGATTCGTTGGTTGAGCAGATGATGGTGAACAAAGCGTTGGAGTTTGAGAAACAGGTTGCTGAGGGAAGAGCAGATGAATGGAAGAGAAAGTTTGAGAAGCTCGCGGAGACGGTTAGGAAGCTAGATGAACTCGGTGCGTTTAGGGTTGGGGAAGTGGAGTTAGATGAGGATGTGAAGGTAGGGTTGGAGTTAGCTGGTTTAGGAAAGAAAAAGATCGAGTCGTTGTGTAGGGAAGGGTTAGTTAATCATCATGTTTCAG GCTGTACTACACCTTGTGTTACCACACCGGTTAAAGATTATATGTCAGGGAGAAACAGAGATGATGCGTCTACTCGTAGACGGGTTAATAAGATGTTGGTGTTTGAAGGTGATGGTGGCAAATCCACCGATGTAGTTGATCTATCTGATAGTGAAACAGAGGAGAGAAGTGTTGGTGAGGAGGAATGCGAAGATGAAGATGTGGAAGCTTGTGAAGGTAACACAAACGCTCGTAAGAGGAAACGGGTTATCACGAGTGATTCagagaatgatgatgatgatgatgataacatACCGATTGCAACACTCAAGAACCTGAAACAACCACCACAGAAACATGAGGTTGATGCACCTAGCGCGGGAGATAATAATGTCTCTGGAGGGTCGAGGAGGCAGCGTCGAGTGTCCTCAAGGCTGAGAAAACAGAGACGACCTCTAGAAGAGATCGAAGGACATCGAACAGAGAGACTTGTGGGAATCCCGATAACTGGTAATGCTCACGATGATGATGATacggaagaagaagagtcaGAGCGGGAGAGCGAGGGAGAGAGTTTGAATGGGTTTAtagttgatgatgatgagtctGCGAGTGAGGAGGGATCTGATGGTGCCGtaccggaggaggaggaggaggagggatcTGATGGAGAAACCGGTTATGCTGACGTCATGGCAAGACTAAGGAGGGACAAGAAACCCGGGGAACATAAATGGGACCTCGAGGGAGAGATGCTGGCAGCGTTCGGGAAAGACCCCGAGCTTTGTATGAGAGCGGTTTGCGTTCTGTACAGGTTTCAAACAGAAGGCGAGAAGGCAACACGTTCAAGTCACGTCGCTAACGGTCGCGGTTTCAGCATGGCTGACGCCGACag GGGCACTCGCATAGGGCAGTTTCTGACGGATGGAGATCCCGAGGGTGATTTGAAGAAATCGGTTGAGGAGTTGCGGAGGTTCGAGTGTAACGCGGTTGAGATTTGTAGTGATTTAGCAAGACATTACTCGAAGCAGCTGTTCGAGATTTATAACAACAGAGAAGATCCATTCTTCGCTGCTCCTCCATCTCCATGA
- the LOC106441705 gene encoding DNA ligase 1-like isoform X2, whose protein sequence is MRFEVLESRFKELESEKLVLEEEVRKLKESDDDSLVEQMMVNKALEFEKQVAEGRADEWKRKFEKLAETVRKLDELGAFRVGEVELDEDVKVGLELAGLGKKKIESLCREGLVNHHVSGCTTPCVTTPVKDYMSGRNRDDASTRRRVNKMLVFEGDGGKSTDVVDLSDSETEERSVGEEECEDEDVEACEGNTNARKRKRVITSDSENDDDDDDNIPIATLKNLKQPPQKHEVDAPSAGDNNVSGGSRRQRRVSSRLRKQRRPLEEIEGHRTERLVGIPITGNAHDDDDTEEEESERESEGESLNGFIVDDDESASEEGSDGAVPEEEEEEGSDGETGYADVMARLRRDKKPGEHKWDLEGEMLAAFGKDPELCMRAVCVLYRFQTEGEKATRSSHVANGRGFSMADADRGTRIGQFLTDGDPEGDLKKSVEELRRFECNAVEICSDLARHYSKQLFEIYNNREDPFFAAPPSP, encoded by the exons ATGAGGTTTGAGGTACTTGAGTCGAGGTTTAAGGAACTGGAGTCGGAGAAGTTAGTGTTGGAAGAAGAGGTGAGGAAACTGAAAGAGTCTGATGATGATTCGTTGGTTGAGCAGATGATGGTGAACAAAGCGTTGGAGTTTGAGAAACAGGTTGCTGAGGGAAGAGCAGATGAATGGAAGAGAAAGTTTGAGAAGCTCGCGGAGACGGTTAGGAAGCTAGATGAACTCGGTGCGTTTAGGGTTGGGGAAGTGGAGTTAGATGAGGATGTGAAGGTAGGGTTGGAGTTAGCTGGTTTAGGAAAGAAAAAGATCGAGTCGTTGTGTAGGGAAGGGTTAGTTAATCATCATGTTTCAG GCTGTACTACACCTTGTGTTACCACACCGGTTAAAGATTATATGTCAGGGAGAAACAGAGATGATGCGTCTACTCGTAGACGGGTTAATAAGATGTTGGTGTTTGAAGGTGATGGTGGCAAATCCACCGATGTAGTTGATCTATCTGATAGTGAAACAGAGGAGAGAAGTGTTGGTGAGGAGGAATGCGAAGATGAAGATGTGGAAGCTTGTGAAGGTAACACAAACGCTCGTAAGAGGAAACGGGTTATCACGAGTGATTCagagaatgatgatgatgatgatgataacatACCGATTGCAACACTCAAGAACCTGAAACAACCACCACAGAAACATGAGGTTGATGCACCTAGCGCGGGAGATAATAATGTCTCTGGAGGGTCGAGGAGGCAGCGTCGAGTGTCCTCAAGGCTGAGAAAACAGAGACGACCTCTAGAAGAGATCGAAGGACATCGAACAGAGAGACTTGTGGGAATCCCGATAACTGGTAATGCTCACGATGATGATGATacggaagaagaagagtcaGAGCGGGAGAGCGAGGGAGAGAGTTTGAATGGGTTTAtagttgatgatgatgagtctGCGAGTGAGGAGGGATCTGATGGTGCCGtaccggaggaggaggaggaggagggatcTGATGGAGAAACCGGTTATGCTGACGTCATGGCAAGACTAAGGAGGGACAAGAAACCCGGGGAACATAAATGGGACCTCGAGGGAGAGATGCTGGCAGCGTTCGGGAAAGACCCCGAGCTTTGTATGAGAGCGGTTTGCGTTCTGTACAGGTTTCAAACAGAAGGCGAGAAGGCAACACGTTCAAGTCACGTCGCTAACGGTCGCGGTTTCAGCATGGCTGACGCCGACag GGGCACTCGCATAGGGCAGTTTCTGACGGATGGAGATCCCGAGGGTGATTTGAAGAAATCGGTTGAGGAGTTGCGGAGGTTCGAGTGTAACGCGGTTGAGATTTGTAGTGATTTAGCAAGACATTACTCGAAGCAGCTGTTCGAGATTTATAACAACAGAGAAGATCCATTCTTCGCTGCTCCTCCATCTCCATGA